One Candidatus Hydrogenedens sp. genomic window, GCTACGGCTGTGGTAGTGCCACTTCCTAAAAAGAAATCCATAACTATATCCTTTTGATTAGATGATGTATCTAAAACCCTAAATAATAATTTTTCAGCATTTTCTGTTAAAAAACCCCAAGTAGGAGTTGGAGAATACCCTGTTAAATCGGTCCAGTTTGTCCCAATTCTTGTTTTATCAATTAATATTTTTAATTTTCCACTTTCTATTTTTAACCTTCCATTCTTATACATTTCGTCTAAATTTTCTTGTGAATATGACCACCTTCGATATTTCGGCGGTTTAAACTCTATTCCATTTATAAATCTTGAAGGATTATCTTTCTTGTCTGAAGGTCGTGTTCCTAAATCTCCCCAGTAAGGTTTTTCTCTTTCAGCTAATGTATTTCTAAAAACAAAATTATTCCCAATAGCGTATACAAATAAATTTTCTGTTTCCTCTACTAAATTAACATCTCCAGTCTTCGGTAGAGATTGATTTCTTTTAATATCTATCTCATTCCTAAAATTATCCATTCCAAAAATCTCATCCATCAAAGGTCTCACAATCCAATTACCATTATAATCACACCTTACAAAGATACTTCCTTTTTCATTCAGCCAATCTTTTGCAATTCTTAATCTATTTTCAAGCAATGTTGCCCAGTTGGCGTCTTTATAGTTTGTGCGATACAGGAACTGGTCAGATGAATCTAAATTAAATGGTGGATCAATATAAATTGTCTGCACTTTTTCTTTGAATTTTGGTAGGAGTGTATTTAATGCCTGATAATTCTCACTTTTTATCAGCCAGCCGTCTAAGGATTTATCTAAATCATCAAATAAACTCAAAATCTCAAGTTCTAAATCTTTGAAATATTTTGTATCTATTGGTAAATGCTTATATTTTTCTGATAGCCTTTTACCTGTTAAATCATCTTCAATTATATCTTCTATCTTAAAATTTTCATCTACAATCCCTAAGTCTTGCCACTCTTTTATTTGTTCGCCTATATTCGGATGTTTTAATATTCGTTCCACCAAATTCCCCTCTTTTAGAGGGGCCAGGGGTGTGTGCTCCCCCTCTTTTAGAGGGGCCAGGGGTGTGTGCTCCCCCTCTTTTAGAGGGGCCAGGGGTGTGCCTCCCTCTTTCAGAGGGGTTAATTCCTCTTTCAAATACTCCATCACACCATCCAAATTATGTCTAACATCTTCATCTTTGATGTGTATGACTTTTAATCCAATATTTTTGAGATATTCATCTCTCTCTTTATCATATTCTTCTTTATCAACATGGCTTGAACCATCAATTTCAATTACGACACCAATATCCTTTATAAAGAAATCAACAATATAGTTCCCTATGATCTTTTGTCTATCAAAGTCTAAATTCATAAATTGTCTATTCCTAACTCGCTTCCAGAATAAAACTTCTGAGAGGTTTCCAGCTTTTCTGAGTTCGCGTGCTCTCTCTTTTAGGTCGGAGTTATAAGGGAGTTGGTACCATTTTAACACCCCTTTATCCCCTCTATCAGAGGGGAATACCCCTTTATCCCCTCTATCAGAGGGACACTCCCCTTGGTCCCCTCTATTAGAGGGGAANNNNNNNNNNNNNNNNNNNNNNNNNNNNNNNNNNNNNNNNNNNNNNNNNNNNNNNNNNNNNNNNNNNNNNNNNNNNNNNNNNNNNNNNNNNNNNNNNNNNCCCCTTGGTCCCCTCTATTAGAGGGGAACACCCCTTGGTCCCCTCTATTAGAGGGGAATGGTTGAGACCAAATTCTATCAAGGGTAATTACATAGTTTGAGTTTTTAACAAACTTCGGTTTGTTCCAAATCTTTACCAGTTCATCTTCGAACTGCGAGATAAAATCAATAACCTTAAAAGCTATATCTTTCAAAATTTGTAGTTGATTAACTCTGTCTGCACTCCATTCATCTGCACCTTCCCAAAAGTATTGATAACTCCAAAGTTTAAACTGTTCTTGTAAAAATGCTTTGGCGTTTTTATTAATGAAAAAATCTACTTCGCTTTGCTTCTCAAATATCCTAAAAGCTCTCTCTAAATTCTCTTCATCTATCTTTATATCTTTTTTCTTAAGTGCCTTTAAAATGTCTTCTACTTTTGTTGTTCTACCTCTTTCGGAATAGAAAACATTAAAAACTATTGTTTTATCATCTTTTACTTCTTTAAGTTCGTAAATCAAATTCCTTCGTTCATTCGCTTTTTTGTTTTCAATATTAGAGGCGTCGAAGTAAAACTTTAAGTTGTCGAATTCCACTGGAATGCTTCTGAAAATTCTATCGGTTTTGACATAGTAAAGCATATGTGTCTTCCAAAAAAGAACCACATCTTTATCACTCGTATAAACTTTTTCATATACATTATTATGAAAAGGGGTGGAGTTGAAATAGATGGAGCCACTCTCTGTAAAGTATCTGCTGAAAAATGAGTAAAGTTTATCAAAGATCTCTTCCCGGAATGATGGGTATTTTTCTAATGCCTTTTCTATATCTGCTTTTATTAACTCTTCAATTTTCTGATAGTAATTTGATTTTATTCTCATCAAATTGACAAAACCACCAGTACCTTCAATCCTGGCACCAATAAATACATCCTGTAATGCTTTGTAAAATTTTTGTTCCTGGGTCATGCTACCATATCCTTTCAATGATTGGGACTCTGGACGTTTTTGTTTTTCTTTTCTATTTTGATTTTTATTATAAACTAAAAGTGGTTTGTTTTTTAATTCATTATGTGTTTGTTAGTTTGGGTCTGGTATTTTTATATT contains:
- a CDS encoding DUF559 domain-containing protein; this encodes MLKWYQLPYNSDLKERARELRKAGNLSEVLFWKRVRNRQFMNLDFDRQKIIGNYIVDFFIKDIGVVIEIDGSSHVDKEEYDKERDEYLKNIGLKVIHIKDEDVRHNLDGVMEYLKEELTPLKEGGTPLAPLKEGEHTPLAPLKEGEHTPLAPLKEGNLVERILKHPNIGEQIKEWQDLGIVDENFKIEDIIEDDLTGKRLSEKYKHLPIDTKYFKDLELEILSLFDDLDKSLDGWLIKSENYQALNTLLPKFKEKVQTIYIDPPFNLDSSDQFLYRTNYKDANWATLLENRLRIAKDWLNEKGSIFVRCDYNGNWIVRPLMDEIFGMDNFRNEIDIKRNQSLPKTGDVNLVEETENLFVYAIGNNFVFRNTLAEREKPYWGDLGTRPSDKKDNPSRFINGIEFKPPKYRRWSYSQENLDEMYKNGRLKIESGKLKILIDKTRIGTNWTDLTGYSPTPTWGFLTENAEKLLFRVLDTSSNQKDIVMDFFLGSGTTTAVA
- a CDS encoding site-specific DNA-methyltransferase; the protein is MTQEQKFYKALQDVFIGARIEGTGGFVNLMRIKSNYYQKIEELIKADIEKALEKYPSFREEIFDKLYSFFSRYFTESGSIYFNSTPFHNNVYEKVYTSDKDVVLFWKTHMLYYVKTDRIFRSIPVEFDNLKFYFDASNIENKKANERRNLIYELKEVKDDKTIVFNVFYSERGRTTKVEDILKALKKKDIKIDEENLERAFRIFEKQSEVDFFINKNAKAFLQEQFKLWSYQYFWEGADEWSADRVNQLQILKDIAFKVIDFISQFEDELVKIWNKPKFVKNSNYVITLDRIWSQPFPSNRGDQGVFPSNRGDQG